From the genome of Spinacia oleracea cultivar Varoflay chromosome 2, BTI_SOV_V1, whole genome shotgun sequence, one region includes:
- the LOC110798091 gene encoding AT-hook motif nuclear-localized protein 22, which yields MDQVTAHGRPLPPPFHTNSLHLNQHHQFHHFQQQQQQQQQQQQQQQLQQPQHLLQQQQHHSSENEQSGSSSDLKSNLKRERDDCGAADSKNDGGDGEREIQRRPRGRPAGSKNKPKPPIIITRDSANALRSHVMEVANGCDIMDSITNFARRKQRGVCILSGTGTVANVTLRQPGAPGAVVTLHGRFEILSLSGSFLPPPAPPAASGLTIYLAGGQGQVVGGGVVGPLLASGPVVVMAASFGNAAYERLPLEEEEGGGAQIQPGNNGGGGLGSPPSGGGVGGQMMGDPSNNGSGGGGGGSGGGGGGGGLLQGLPPNLLNSLPPEAFWGTPNNRPPY from the coding sequence ATGGATCAAGTAACAGCTCATGGAAGGCCTCTACCACCTCCTTTTCATACTAATAGTCTTCATCTAAACCAGCATCATCAGTTTCACCActtccaacaacaacaacaacaacaacaacaacaacaacaacaacagcaactaCAGCAACCGCAACATCTACTCCAACAACAGCAGCATCATAGCTCAGAAAATGAGCAAAGTGGAAGTAGCAGCGACCTTAAATCAAACCTAAAGAGGGAAAGAGACGACTGTGGAGCAGCTGACAGCAAAAATGACGGTGGAGATGGTGAAAGAGAGATCCAAAGACGGCCTCGAGGAAGACCCGCTGGATCCAAGAATAAACCTAAaccacccatcattatcacaaGAGATAGCGCCAACGCTCTTAGATCTCACGTCATGGAGGTGGCTAATGGTTGTGATATTATGGATAGTATAACTAACTTTGCTCGCCGTAAGCAAAGAGGGGTTTGTATCTTGAGTGGAACGGGTACTGTTGCTAATGTTACTCTTCGTCAACCGGGGGCTCCGGGAGCTGTTGTTACCTTACATGGGAGGTTTGAAATTCTTTCTCTTTCTGGCTCTTTTTTACCGCCCCCGGCCCCACCTGCTGCTTCTGGCCTTACTATTTATTTAGCAGGAGGTCAAGGGCAGGTGGTAGGGGGCGGGGTTGTGGGGCCTCTTTTAGCATCTGGCCCAGTAGTTGTTATGGCCGCGTCCTTTGGGAACGCGGCCTATGAAAGATTACCTTTAGAGGAAGAAGAGGGAGGTGGGGCCCAGATACAACCAGGGAATAATGGTGGCGGTGGATTAGGATCACCGCCATCGGGAGGTGGAGTAGGGGGACAAATGATGGGTGATCCGAGTAATAATGGAAgcggaggtggaggtggaggatCCGGaggcggaggaggaggagggggaTTACTACAAGGATTGCCTCCAAACTTGTTGAATTCTTTGCCACCTGAGGCTTTTTGGGGTACTCCTAATAATCGACCTCCTTATTGA